One genomic segment of Nonomuraea coxensis DSM 45129 includes these proteins:
- the ssd gene encoding septum site-determining protein Ssd → MHRPLVITDDPALLDDLVRIAAAAGAQLDVAQLPAHARPYWNLAPLVAVGADQADAVAATAPPPRDQVLLVTRTPDDPDTWRRCVAAGAQAVVTLPGDERDLVDRFADAMEPEPRSGPVICVLGGRGGVGASVLSACLALHASGAAQLRTLLVDADPLGGGMDALLGHEEAPGARWGDLVAREGRISSSALQKALPAFGDLAILSFQRGEAAPIPAQAMRSVLDAGQRGFDLVVVDLPRHFDPAAVEALTRAKTTLLVAAADVRGVLSAIQVLGEAGKHTTDLRTILRPGIVDADTAVTSLGIPCAGTLPDQPRLTATLNRGELPKLGPRTALGALCASLLQDLLPTSP, encoded by the coding sequence ATGCACCGCCCCTTGGTCATCACCGACGACCCCGCCCTGCTCGACGACCTGGTCCGCATAGCGGCGGCAGCCGGCGCCCAACTCGACGTGGCCCAGCTCCCCGCCCACGCCCGCCCGTACTGGAACCTCGCCCCACTCGTGGCCGTAGGCGCGGACCAGGCGGACGCCGTGGCCGCGACCGCGCCCCCGCCCCGCGACCAGGTCCTCCTCGTCACCCGCACCCCGGACGACCCCGACACCTGGCGAAGATGCGTCGCAGCAGGCGCCCAAGCCGTCGTCACCCTCCCCGGCGACGAACGCGACCTCGTCGACCGCTTCGCCGACGCCATGGAGCCCGAACCTCGCTCAGGCCCGGTGATCTGCGTACTGGGCGGCCGAGGCGGCGTGGGCGCGAGCGTCCTGTCGGCCTGCCTCGCCCTTCACGCCTCCGGCGCCGCCCAACTCCGTACCCTCCTCGTGGACGCTGACCCGCTGGGCGGCGGCATGGACGCGCTGCTGGGCCACGAGGAAGCGCCGGGAGCCCGGTGGGGGGACCTCGTCGCCCGAGAGGGCCGCATCAGCAGCAGCGCCCTCCAGAAGGCCCTGCCCGCGTTCGGGGACCTCGCGATCCTCTCCTTCCAGAGGGGGGAGGCGGCTCCGATCCCCGCGCAGGCCATGCGATCGGTCCTCGACGCGGGTCAGCGAGGCTTCGACCTGGTGGTCGTGGACCTGCCGCGTCACTTCGACCCGGCCGCCGTCGAAGCCCTCACCAGGGCGAAGACCACTCTGCTGGTGGCCGCGGCGGACGTACGCGGCGTCCTCTCCGCGATCCAGGTCCTAGGCGAAGCCGGCAAGCACACGACAGACCTCCGTACGATCCTCCGCCCCGGCATCGTGGACGCCGACACTGCCGTCACCTCCCTCGGCATCCCCTGCGCGGGCACCCTCCCCGACCAGCCTCGCCTCACCGCCACCCTCAACCGTGGCGAACTCCCCAAACTGGGCCCCCGCACCGCCCTCGGCGCTCTCTGCGCCTCCCTCCTCCAAGACCTCCTCCCCACCAGCCCCTGA
- a CDS encoding TadA family conjugal transfer-associated ATPase encodes MRVRLARTGAEPSAAQVAVALRAEKAVYGDAEILAVARALCADLIGAGPLEPLLARPDVTDVLVNGPDEVWLDDGTGLSRTSIRFTDDAAVRRLAQRLAAAAGRRLDGASPYVDARLAGGVRLHAVLPPIAPEGTCLSLRLPPRRTFTLHDLVTAGTITQPAVAMLTAMVSARLAFLVTGGTGTGKTTLLSGLLSLADPGERLLLVEDSAELRPLHPHVVRLETRPPNLEGAGGVGLRDLVRQALRMRPDRLVVGEVRGAEVVDLLAALNTGHEGGCGTLHANTAGDVPPRLEALGCAAGLSREAVHSQLAAALDAVIHLTRDRHNGRRRIAEICLLTRTSTGLVESLPAVTFDPSGNTHLGPGYEAFSHAVRSRPCPPAHHPPSTQGPPHP; translated from the coding sequence GTGCGCGTCCGCCTGGCCCGCACCGGTGCCGAACCCAGTGCCGCCCAGGTCGCCGTAGCCCTGCGAGCCGAGAAGGCGGTCTACGGCGACGCCGAGATCCTCGCCGTCGCCCGCGCCCTCTGCGCGGACCTGATCGGCGCCGGCCCCTTGGAGCCGCTCCTCGCCCGCCCGGACGTCACAGACGTCCTGGTCAACGGCCCCGACGAGGTGTGGCTGGACGACGGCACCGGCCTCAGCCGCACCTCCATCCGCTTCACCGACGACGCCGCCGTACGCCGCCTCGCCCAGCGCCTCGCCGCCGCCGCGGGAAGACGCCTCGACGGCGCCTCCCCGTACGTGGACGCGAGACTGGCGGGCGGCGTACGCCTCCACGCCGTGCTCCCGCCCATAGCCCCTGAAGGCACCTGCCTGTCCCTGCGCCTGCCGCCACGCCGTACGTTCACCCTGCACGACCTCGTCACGGCTGGCACGATCACGCAGCCGGCCGTCGCGATGCTCACGGCGATGGTCTCCGCCAGGCTGGCCTTCCTGGTGACCGGCGGCACGGGCACCGGCAAGACGACCCTGCTCTCAGGGCTGCTCTCCCTGGCCGACCCGGGCGAACGCCTCCTCCTCGTGGAGGACTCGGCCGAGCTTCGCCCCCTTCACCCCCACGTGGTCCGTCTCGAAACCCGTCCGCCGAACCTTGAGGGCGCCGGCGGCGTGGGTCTGCGCGACCTGGTGCGCCAGGCCCTGCGCATGCGTCCCGACCGCCTCGTGGTAGGCGAAGTCAGGGGCGCGGAGGTCGTGGACCTGCTCGCCGCCCTCAACACGGGCCACGAGGGCGGCTGCGGCACCCTTCATGCGAACACCGCGGGCGACGTACCACCTCGGCTGGAAGCTCTGGGCTGCGCCGCCGGACTGAGCCGGGAGGCCGTCCACAGTCAACTGGCTGCCGCCCTGGACGCCGTCATCCACCTGACCCGCGACCGCCACAACGGCCGAAGACGCATTGCCGAGATCTGTCTGCTCACCCGGACATCGACGGGCCTCGTCGAGTCCCTGCCGGCCGTGACCTTCGACCCGTCAGGCAACACCCACCTCGGCCCCGGCTACGAAGCCTTCTCCCACGCCGTACGCTCTCGCCCCTGCCCTCCTGCTCACCACCCACCGAGCACGCAGGGCCCCCCTCACCCTTGA
- a CDS encoding type II secretion system F family protein has product MPTTVWLAALSTGFAVWLWTTPGTATTRLAKLAAPPKSPQRRPFRTLLLAPPSPKRRTEAWRLASIELCQALSAELSTGRTPGEALTRAMSAVAVPDPDLLRPVLAAARDGGDVPAALANAAPAQGGEGLRQLAACWQVSITAGAGLAALSDRVAATLRTAQLHSQDVAAQLAGPRTTARMLAVLPLLGLLMAATLNMHPLHFLLGSLPGLACLATGITLNACGLWWTHRMSTQAER; this is encoded by the coding sequence GTGCCCACCACCGTCTGGCTGGCTGCGTTGTCCACAGGCTTCGCCGTATGGCTGTGGACAACTCCCGGCACCGCCACAACACGCCTGGCCAAGCTCGCCGCGCCTCCCAAATCACCCCAACGCCGCCCTTTTCGGACTCTCCTCCTCGCTCCACCAAGCCCGAAACGCCGTACCGAAGCCTGGCGACTGGCTTCCATTGAGCTCTGCCAGGCCCTTTCCGCCGAACTATCCACAGGCCGTACCCCGGGCGAGGCCCTGACCAGGGCGATGTCAGCGGTCGCCGTCCCCGACCCCGACCTCCTACGCCCAGTCCTCGCCGCCGCCAGAGACGGCGGCGACGTACCGGCGGCCCTGGCGAACGCGGCCCCGGCCCAGGGCGGCGAGGGCCTGCGCCAATTGGCGGCCTGCTGGCAGGTGAGCATCACCGCGGGAGCCGGCCTGGCCGCCCTGTCCGACCGCGTCGCCGCCACGTTACGCACAGCCCAGCTCCACAGCCAGGACGTAGCCGCCCAACTCGCCGGCCCCCGCACCACAGCCAGAATGCTGGCCGTCCTCCCCCTACTGGGCCTCCTCATGGCCGCCACGCTGAACATGCATCCCCTGCATTTCCTGCTCGGCAGCCTCCCCGGCCTCGCCTGCCTGGCGACAGGCATCACCCTGAACGCCTGCGGCCTGTGGTGGACCCACCGCATGTCCACCCAAGCCGAACGCTGA
- a CDS encoding type II secretion system F family protein: MAIWVWLPSHTPKERLARLKARLTPHDERRLNLLSPGPHHRKRTNPQSLAHSAALVSRAPAHLADNEPPATWLDHPGEGPHRGVTRKTVLTATSAGLAVTVLIGGTTGVVSGIAITLVTGIYLHKRQPAQSQQDQQQLQTDLPFAADLMTACLLAGCPVSSATEIAADAIGGPLGRRLTWVSSQLRLGADPEPTWALLAKDPALGQLSRTMIRATQSGTPVADALARLADDARATSRAAAAAAARRVGVKAVAPLGLCFLPAFVLLGIIPVVAGLASTLVLP; this comes from the coding sequence ATGGCCATCTGGGTCTGGCTCCCCTCCCACACGCCGAAGGAACGCCTGGCCCGCCTGAAGGCACGCCTCACCCCACACGACGAGCGACGCCTCAACCTGCTGTCACCCGGCCCTCACCACCGAAAGCGCACGAACCCCCAATCCCTGGCCCACTCAGCCGCGCTCGTTTCCCGGGCTCCCGCACACCTCGCCGACAACGAGCCGCCCGCGACGTGGCTCGATCACCCGGGCGAAGGGCCCCACCGAGGCGTCACCCGAAAGACCGTCCTCACCGCCACCTCGGCAGGGCTCGCGGTCACCGTCTTGATCGGCGGCACTACCGGCGTGGTCTCAGGCATTGCTATCACTCTCGTTACCGGCATCTACCTGCACAAAAGACAACCCGCGCAGTCACAACAGGACCAGCAGCAGCTCCAGACCGACCTCCCCTTCGCGGCCGACCTGATGACCGCCTGCCTCCTCGCGGGCTGCCCGGTCAGCTCCGCCACCGAGATCGCCGCCGACGCGATAGGCGGACCTCTCGGTCGGCGCCTCACCTGGGTGAGCAGTCAACTCCGCCTCGGCGCGGACCCAGAACCCACCTGGGCCCTCCTCGCGAAGGACCCCGCACTGGGCCAGCTGTCCCGAACCATGATCAGAGCCACCCAGAGCGGCACTCCCGTGGCCGATGCCCTAGCCCGCCTGGCAGACGACGCCCGCGCCACATCCAGAGCCGCCGCCGCGGCGGCAGCGAGACGTGTCGGGGTCAAGGCAGTGGCCCCCCTGGGCCTGTGCTTCCTCCCGGCGTTCGTCCTCCTGGGCATCATCCCGGTGGTGGCCGGCCTCGCTTCCACCCTCGTCCTCCCATAG
- a CDS encoding DUF4244 domain-containing protein yields MSTAEYAVGTIAACAFAALLMKIVSGTEVAELLTGIISRALNTDA; encoded by the coding sequence ATGTCGACCGCCGAGTACGCCGTAGGGACCATTGCGGCCTGCGCGTTCGCGGCGCTCCTCATGAAGATCGTCAGCGGCACCGAGGTCGCGGAGCTGCTTACCGGCATCATCAGCCGAGCACTCAACACGGACGCATGA
- a CDS encoding TadE family type IV pilus minor pilin, which produces MIVLAAGLWAIQSVAVQLECVDAARSAARAAARGEPVDEVRAVARQATSANAQVDITRDSETTKVQIAVQVRPAWGSAFPPVRVSASAVADTEP; this is translated from the coding sequence ATGATTGTCCTGGCAGCCGGCCTTTGGGCCATCCAGTCCGTCGCCGTCCAGCTCGAGTGTGTGGACGCGGCGCGCTCCGCAGCCCGAGCCGCCGCGAGAGGCGAGCCCGTGGACGAAGTCCGCGCGGTCGCTCGCCAGGCCACGAGTGCGAATGCGCAAGTAGACATCACCCGCGACTCCGAGACGACGAAAGTTCAGATCGCCGTTCAAGTGCGACCAGCATGGGGTTCGGCGTTCCCGCCGGTGCGCGTATCCGCTTCCGCCGTCGCCGACACAGAGCCGTAG
- a CDS encoding Rv3654c family TadE-like protein, producing the protein MGLLMAVAMAFAMVGTARVARHRVNDAADLSALAAARLALLDPLAACARAGALATDNGVEMTRCEINDEVADVWTTLSISLPIVGTRTVTGRARAGPAT; encoded by the coding sequence ATGGGGCTCTTGATGGCCGTAGCCATGGCTTTCGCCATGGTGGGCACCGCGCGGGTGGCCCGCCACCGCGTGAACGACGCCGCTGACCTCAGCGCTCTGGCGGCCGCCCGGCTCGCGCTGCTCGATCCGCTGGCCGCGTGTGCCCGAGCCGGCGCCCTGGCAACCGACAACGGCGTCGAGATGACCCGGTGCGAGATCAACGACGAGGTGGCCGATGTCTGGACGACGCTGTCGATCTCGCTGCCGATCGTAGGCACCCGGACCGTCACGGGGCGAGCCAGAGCAGGCCCGGCCACGTGA
- a CDS encoding GNAT family N-acetyltransferase, which translates to MELGYVLRRNAWGAGFAYEAATAALRAAADELPDQPVVVVTQTANQRSLKLAARLGFHPISTFQEFDAEQTLCTAPLSSFRS; encoded by the coding sequence CTGGAACTGGGCTATGTACTGCGACGCAATGCGTGGGGCGCGGGATTCGCGTACGAGGCCGCAACGGCCGCGTTGCGCGCCGCGGCCGACGAACTTCCCGACCAGCCGGTCGTGGTCGTGACCCAGACCGCGAACCAGCGTTCTCTGAAACTCGCCGCCCGCCTTGGCTTCCACCCCATCAGCACCTTCCAGGAGTTCGACGCCGAGCAGACTCTCTGCACGGCTCCTTTGTCCAGCTTCCGCAGCTGA
- a CDS encoding DEAD/DEAH box helicase produces MIVSTGTASGKSLAYLTPAVASCLDGGTVLYLTPTKALAADQLRGLRELHVTQVRAATYDGDTPFEERTWVRRHANYVLTNPDMLHRSILPGHARWNSFFRRLRLVVVDECHGYRGVFGSHVAQILRRLRRVCARYGSTPTFLLASATASEPGAFAMRLTGLEMDEVTVDASPKGSTTIALWEPPLTELRGEGGAPVRRTATAEAADLLADLVLADVRTLAFVRSRRGAETVALAARAKLADVAFSMPYTGAPLSSSPVAPRPETASPATPPPATPPQPDTARNTTLDISPDTTPDIAANIGPNITPDIGPNTTPDIGPNTTPDIGPDIGTDIGTDIGTADDSSRSPGKGSSHGPGSTSSPNRRENPLSWALPDIADLSNLPDKIAAYRAGYLAEDRRVLEKALRDGTIMGLATTNALELGVDVSGLDAVLIAGWPGTRASLWQQAGRAGRDGQDALAVLIARDDPLDTYLVHHPQALFGRPVEAIVLDPDNPYVLGPHLCAAAAEIPLTEADLPIFGPTTADVLDDLVNQGMLRARPTGWFWTRRERPTDLADIRGGGGSLIHVVEATTGRLLGSVDEPSAHTTVHTGAVYIHQGETFLVEALDLEAGVALVTAAAPDYSTFARDITDISILSTQRSHPLGQGTLHFGEVEVTRQVVSYLKRRFQSGEMLGDEPLDLPPRTLRTRAVWWTLPASAVAPLAEAGIDLGGAAHAAEHASIGLLPLFATCDRWDIGGVSTELHADTGLLTVFVYDGHEGGAGFAERGYARANDWLTATREAITSCECDRGCPSCIQSPKCGNGNEPLDKRGAIRLLNTLLAAD; encoded by the coding sequence GTGATCGTCTCCACGGGCACGGCGTCCGGGAAGTCCCTGGCGTACCTGACCCCGGCGGTCGCGTCCTGCCTCGACGGCGGGACGGTGCTGTACCTGACGCCGACCAAGGCCCTCGCCGCCGACCAGTTGCGCGGGCTCCGCGAGCTGCACGTGACGCAGGTGCGCGCGGCCACGTACGACGGCGACACGCCGTTCGAGGAACGCACCTGGGTGCGGCGGCACGCCAACTACGTCCTGACCAATCCCGACATGCTGCACCGGAGCATTCTGCCGGGGCACGCCCGCTGGAACTCCTTCTTCCGCCGGCTGCGCCTGGTCGTCGTGGACGAGTGCCACGGCTACCGCGGCGTGTTCGGCTCCCACGTCGCCCAGATCCTGCGCCGTCTGCGCCGGGTGTGCGCGCGGTACGGCTCGACGCCCACGTTCCTGCTCGCCTCGGCGACGGCGAGCGAGCCGGGGGCGTTCGCGATGAGGCTGACGGGGCTTGAGATGGACGAGGTGACCGTGGACGCCTCCCCCAAGGGCTCCACCACCATCGCGCTGTGGGAGCCGCCTCTGACCGAGCTACGGGGCGAGGGAGGGGCGCCGGTGCGGCGTACGGCCACGGCGGAGGCCGCCGACCTGCTGGCCGATCTCGTGCTGGCCGACGTCCGTACTCTGGCCTTCGTCCGCTCCCGGCGCGGCGCCGAGACGGTCGCGCTGGCCGCCCGCGCCAAGCTGGCCGACGTGGCCTTCTCCATGCCGTACACCGGCGCCCCCCTCTCTTCATCCCCGGTTGCCCCCCGCCCGGAGACCGCGAGCCCGGCCACGCCCCCTCCGGCCACCCCTCCACAACCTGACACCGCCCGCAACACCACGCTCGACATCAGCCCCGACACCACTCCCGACATCGCCGCCAACATCGGCCCCAACATCACCCCCGACATCGGCCCCAACACCACCCCCGACATCGGCCCCAACACCACCCCCGACATCGGCCCGGACATCGGCACCGACATCGGCACCGACATCGGCACGGCCGACGATTCCAGCCGTAGCCCCGGCAAGGGCTCCAGCCATGGCCCGGGCAGCACCTCCTCCCCCAACAGGCGCGAGAACCCACTGTCCTGGGCCTTGCCCGACATTGCCGACCTGTCCAACCTCCCCGACAAGATCGCCGCCTACCGCGCCGGCTACCTCGCCGAAGACCGCCGCGTACTGGAGAAGGCGCTCCGCGACGGCACCATCATGGGCCTGGCCACCACGAACGCCCTCGAACTCGGCGTCGACGTCTCCGGCCTCGACGCCGTCCTGATCGCCGGCTGGCCCGGCACCCGCGCCAGCCTCTGGCAGCAGGCGGGCCGCGCCGGCCGCGACGGCCAGGACGCCCTCGCCGTCCTGATCGCCAGGGACGACCCCCTGGACACCTACCTCGTCCACCACCCGCAGGCTCTGTTCGGCCGCCCGGTGGAGGCGATCGTCCTGGATCCCGACAACCCGTACGTCCTGGGCCCCCACCTGTGCGCCGCGGCCGCCGAGATCCCGCTGACCGAGGCCGACCTGCCCATCTTCGGCCCGACCACCGCCGACGTCCTGGACGACCTGGTGAACCAGGGCATGCTCCGCGCCCGCCCGACCGGCTGGTTCTGGACCAGGCGCGAGCGCCCCACCGACCTCGCCGACATCCGCGGCGGCGGCGGATCCCTCATCCACGTCGTGGAGGCGACCACCGGACGCCTCCTCGGCAGCGTGGACGAGCCCTCCGCCCACACCACCGTCCATACCGGCGCGGTCTACATCCACCAGGGGGAGACGTTCCTCGTGGAGGCGCTCGACCTGGAAGCCGGCGTGGCCCTGGTCACGGCCGCCGCTCCCGACTACTCGACGTTCGCCCGCGACATCACCGACATCTCCATCCTTTCCACCCAGCGCTCCCACCCTCTGGGGCAGGGCACGCTGCACTTCGGCGAGGTCGAGGTGACCAGGCAGGTGGTCTCGTACCTCAAGAGGCGCTTCCAGTCAGGCGAGATGCTCGGCGACGAGCCCCTCGACCTGCCGCCTCGCACCCTCCGCACCCGCGCCGTCTGGTGGACCCTCCCGGCGTCGGCCGTCGCCCCTCTCGCGGAGGCGGGCATCGACCTCGGCGGCGCGGCCCACGCCGCCGAACACGCCTCCATCGGCCTCCTCCCCCTGTTCGCCACCTGCGACCGCTGGGACATCGGCGGCGTCTCCACCGAACTGCACGCCGACACGGGCCTGCTGACGGTCTTCGTGTACGACGGCCACGAGGGCGGCGCCGGATTCGCCGAACGCGGCTACGCACGGGCGAACGACTGGCTGACGGCCACCCGCGAGGCGATCACCTCCTGCGAGTGCGACCGCGGCTGCCCGTCCTGCATCCAGTCACCCAAGTGCGGCAACGGCAACGAGCCCTTGGACAAACGAGGCGCCATCCGCCTCCTGAACACCCTGCTCGCCGCCGACTGA
- a CDS encoding STAS domain-containing protein, which yields MDLKLDHHNEDRLTIVEVEGEIDVYTAPRLRELLIDLVNKGNFHLLVNMEKVDFLDSTGLGVLVGGLKRVRAHDGSLELVCTQERILKIFRITGLTKVFGIYASVDEAKEAHGKDK from the coding sequence GTGGATCTGAAGTTGGATCACCACAACGAGGACCGACTCACCATCGTCGAGGTCGAGGGTGAGATCGACGTCTACACTGCGCCGAGATTGCGTGAGCTCCTCATCGACCTGGTGAACAAGGGAAACTTCCACCTTCTCGTCAACATGGAGAAGGTCGACTTCCTCGACTCGACGGGCCTTGGTGTCCTGGTCGGCGGGCTCAAGCGGGTCCGGGCGCACGACGGCTCCCTTGAGCTGGTCTGCACGCAGGAGCGGATCCTCAAGATCTTCCGGATCACCGGTCTGACCAAGGTCTTCGGGATCTACGCTTCGGTCGACGAGGCCAAGGAAGCTCACGGCAAAGACAAGTAG
- a CDS encoding ATP-binding protein has translation MATVELTFSALPAHVRTARLVATAIARRTGVEESLLDEVRLAVGEACSRAVEAHRAHCPGEPIRIELRDDSGRFEVTVSDHAPSDEIHQEQPLDLGMLSDSFMTGFGLAVITGLADDVEVFPTPKGTDIRMSWPATNGIPAP, from the coding sequence ATGGCTACCGTCGAGCTGACGTTCAGCGCCCTCCCCGCACACGTGCGCACCGCGCGGCTGGTGGCCACGGCCATCGCCCGCCGCACCGGCGTGGAGGAGTCCCTGCTGGACGAGGTCAGGCTCGCCGTGGGTGAGGCATGCTCCCGGGCCGTCGAGGCGCACCGCGCCCACTGCCCGGGCGAGCCCATCCGCATCGAGCTCCGAGACGACTCCGGGCGGTTCGAGGTCACGGTCAGCGACCATGCCCCCAGCGACGAGATCCATCAGGAACAGCCGCTCGACCTGGGCATGCTGTCCGACTCGTTCATGACGGGCTTCGGGCTCGCGGTCATCACCGGGCTGGCCGACGACGTCGAGGTCTTCCCCACCCCCAAGGGGACCGACATCCGGATGAGCTGGCCCGCGACCAACGGGATTCCTGCGCCTTGA
- a CDS encoding sodium-translocating pyrophosphatase produces the protein MSRHMLAAEPASNLALSGNNLTIVVVVAAVALIALAVAGGLVREVLGAGQGTERMQNIARAVQEGAAAYLARQFRTLAIFVVVIPFLLLLLPGETDVRIGRSIFFVVGAVFSALTGFMGMWLAVRGNVRVAAAANEAGEKRAMRIAFRTGGVAGMFTVGLGLLGAAVVVLLYQGDAPGVLEGFGFGAALLAMFMRVGGGIFTKAADVGADLVGKVEQGIPEDDPRNAATIADNVGDNVGDCAGMAADLFESYAVMLVASLILGRAAFGEEGLVFPLIVPMIGVITAIIGIFVTGMRDRDRNGMAAINRSFFISAAISAVLVAAAAFWYLPASFSGLTGSRVQSDADPRLIAIGAVLIGLVLASAIQLLTGYFTETTRRPVREIGESSRTGPATVILAGISVGLESAVYSALIIGGAVYGAFLLGFGNVTLALFAVALAGTGLLTTVGVIVSMDTFGPVSDNAQGIAEMSGDVEGEGARVLTSLDAVGNTTKAITKGIAIATAVLAATALFGAFRTAVEGELARADAAIKDALGIFQNFSLSIDNPNVLVGLIIGAAVVFLFSGLAIQAVGRAAMRVVFEVRDQFRNNPGIMDGTQKPEYGRVVDICTRDSLRELATPGLLAVMTPIAVGFALGYAPLGAFLAGAIACGTLMAVFLANSGGAWDNAKKLVEDGHHGGKGSEAHAATVIGDTVGDPFKDTAGPAINPLIKVMNLVALLVAPAVVLYAGNPVLRIGITVVAVAVVVVAIVISKRRSVTSEPTNDNDNHREEEPVAS, from the coding sequence ATGAGCAGGCACATGCTGGCAGCGGAGCCAGCGTCAAATCTGGCCCTGAGCGGAAACAATCTCACCATCGTGGTCGTGGTCGCCGCGGTCGCGTTGATCGCGCTGGCCGTGGCAGGTGGTCTAGTGCGCGAGGTGCTGGGCGCGGGCCAAGGCACCGAACGCATGCAGAACATCGCCCGTGCCGTACAGGAAGGCGCCGCCGCCTATCTCGCGCGGCAGTTCCGCACGTTGGCGATCTTCGTCGTCGTGATCCCGTTCCTGTTGCTCCTGCTACCAGGGGAGACCGACGTCCGGATCGGGCGTTCGATCTTCTTCGTGGTCGGGGCGGTCTTCTCCGCGCTGACCGGGTTCATGGGCATGTGGCTGGCCGTGCGCGGGAACGTCCGCGTCGCCGCCGCGGCCAACGAGGCGGGCGAGAAGCGCGCCATGCGGATCGCGTTCCGCACCGGCGGCGTGGCCGGCATGTTCACCGTGGGCCTCGGCCTGCTGGGCGCGGCCGTGGTCGTGCTCCTCTACCAGGGTGACGCCCCGGGCGTGCTCGAAGGGTTCGGCTTCGGCGCGGCGCTGCTCGCGATGTTCATGCGGGTCGGCGGCGGCATCTTCACCAAGGCGGCCGACGTCGGCGCCGACCTGGTGGGCAAGGTCGAGCAGGGCATCCCCGAGGACGACCCGCGCAACGCCGCCACCATCGCCGACAACGTGGGCGACAACGTCGGCGACTGCGCCGGCATGGCGGCCGACCTGTTCGAGTCGTACGCGGTCATGCTGGTCGCCAGCCTCATCCTGGGCCGGGCGGCGTTCGGCGAGGAAGGGCTCGTCTTCCCGCTGATCGTGCCCATGATCGGCGTGATCACGGCGATCATCGGCATCTTCGTCACCGGCATGCGCGACCGCGACCGCAACGGCATGGCCGCCATCAACCGCAGCTTCTTCATCTCCGCCGCCATCTCGGCGGTGCTGGTGGCCGCCGCCGCGTTCTGGTACCTGCCGGCCAGCTTCTCCGGCCTGACCGGCTCGCGCGTGCAGTCCGACGCCGACCCGCGGCTCATCGCGATCGGCGCGGTCCTCATCGGCCTCGTGCTGGCCAGTGCCATCCAGCTGCTGACCGGCTACTTCACCGAGACCACGCGCCGCCCGGTGCGGGAGATCGGCGAGAGCTCGCGCACCGGCCCCGCCACCGTCATCCTGGCCGGCATCAGCGTCGGCCTGGAGTCGGCCGTCTACTCGGCGCTGATCATCGGCGGCGCGGTCTACGGCGCGTTCCTGCTGGGCTTCGGGAACGTGACGCTCGCGCTGTTCGCGGTGGCCCTGGCCGGCACCGGCCTGCTGACCACGGTCGGCGTCATCGTGTCCATGGACACCTTCGGCCCGGTCTCCGACAACGCCCAGGGCATCGCCGAGATGTCGGGCGACGTCGAGGGCGAGGGCGCGCGGGTGCTGACGAGCCTCGACGCGGTCGGCAACACCACCAAGGCGATCACCAAGGGCATCGCGATCGCTACGGCGGTCCTGGCGGCCACCGCGCTGTTCGGCGCCTTCCGCACGGCCGTGGAGGGCGAGCTCGCGCGGGCCGACGCGGCGATCAAGGACGCGCTCGGCATCTTCCAGAACTTCAGCCTCAGCATCGACAACCCCAACGTCCTGGTCGGCCTGATCATCGGCGCCGCGGTGGTGTTCCTGTTCTCCGGCCTGGCGATCCAGGCCGTCGGCCGGGCCGCGATGCGGGTGGTCTTCGAGGTGCGCGACCAGTTCCGCAACAACCCGGGCATCATGGACGGCACCCAGAAGCCCGAGTACGGCCGCGTCGTGGACATCTGCACCCGCGACTCGCTGCGCGAGCTGGCCACGCCCGGTCTGCTCGCGGTCATGACGCCGATCGCCGTCGGCTTCGCCCTCGGGTACGCGCCGCTGGGCGCGTTCCTCGCAGGCGCGATCGCCTGCGGCACGCTGATGGCGGTGTTCCTGGCCAACTCCGGCGGCGCCTGGGACAACGCCAAGAAGCTCGTCGAGGACGGGCACCACGGCGGCAAGGGCTCCGAGGCGCACGCCGCGACCGTCATCGGCGACACCGTCGGCGACCCGTTCAAGGACACCGCCGGTCCTGCCATCAACCCGCTGATCAAGGTGATGAACCTGGTGGCGCTGCTGGTGGCCCCCGCGGTGGTGCTGTACGCGGGCAACCCGGTGCTGCGGATCGGCATCACGGTGGTGGCCGTGGCCGTGGTGGTGGTGGCCATCGTGATCTCCAAGCGGCGGTCGGTGACGTCCGAGCCGACCAACGACAACGACAACCACCGGGAGGAGGAGCCGGTCGCGTCCTGA